One Dysosmobacter welbionis DNA segment encodes these proteins:
- the tsaB gene encoding tRNA (adenosine(37)-N6)-threonylcarbamoyltransferase complex dimerization subunit type 1 TsaB, which translates to MRILALETSAKAVSAAVTEDGKVLCSGYQDTGLTHSRTLMPIVEAMLKNTGLTVQDCDAVAVAAGPGSFTGIRIGVSAAKGLAFAADKPCAAVSTLEAMARNVAHMDALVVCAMDARRSQIYNALFTSEHGRLTRRTPDRAIGLAELAEELRSEPLPLVIVGDGAVLCEKALTESGLPCRLAPPQLVMQNAMSVALCAEDLARAGKLVSAQELLPVYLRPPQAQRLRQPPQI; encoded by the coding sequence ATGAGGATCTTGGCACTGGAAACCTCCGCCAAGGCGGTCTCCGCCGCCGTGACGGAGGATGGGAAAGTCCTCTGCTCCGGCTATCAGGACACCGGCCTCACCCACAGCCGCACCCTGATGCCCATTGTGGAGGCCATGCTGAAAAACACCGGCCTGACCGTTCAGGACTGCGACGCCGTCGCTGTGGCGGCAGGCCCGGGGTCCTTCACCGGCATCCGCATCGGCGTCTCGGCTGCCAAGGGACTGGCCTTTGCCGCGGACAAGCCCTGCGCGGCCGTCTCCACCCTGGAGGCCATGGCCCGGAACGTGGCCCACATGGACGCCCTGGTGGTCTGCGCCATGGACGCCCGGCGTAGCCAGATCTACAACGCCCTCTTCACCTCCGAACATGGCCGCCTGACCCGCCGGACGCCGGATCGCGCCATCGGCCTTGCGGAGCTGGCGGAGGAGCTGCGGAGCGAGCCACTGCCCCTGGTGATCGTGGGGGACGGCGCCGTCCTCTGTGAGAAGGCGCTGACAGAGTCGGGACTGCCCTGCCGCCTGGCACCGCCCCAACTGGTGATGCAGAACGCCATGTCCGTGGCCCTGTGCGCCGAGGACCTGGCCCGGGCGGGAAAGCTGGTCTCCGCCCAGGAATTGCTTCCGGTCTATCTCCGCCCTCCCCAGGCCCAGCGTCTGCGGCAGCCGCCCCAGATCTGA